In Bifidobacterium adolescentis ATCC 15703, the sequence TGCGTGCCAGCGTCGCGCGTATTCCGCCCAATTGCCGGTTTCGGCGATTTCGCCGGTTCCAACGGTTCCAGCGTTTTCGTCGCTTTCCGCGGTTCCAGTGTTTTCAATGTTTTTTGCGATTTCCGCGGTTTCTGCGGTTTCCATTGGGCTGGTATGCCGCCGAATGCGCAGGTCGTCGCGTGGTTCCACTTTCGTAACATCATTACCGCCGATACCGGCAATGCGATCGGCGCCATCGATGCCGTCAATCGCACGTTGAAAGGCGATGGCGATGCCACGCGCGCCCATGCCGACGATGCGCACGTCCGGATGGTGCAGCATCGTCCGTTCGACGGCGGCGGTCACGTCACGTTCGGAAACCATCGAACCGCTGAGGCAACGGGCCGCGCACTGTTCCAGCGCACATTCCATGGAATGCAAGAGATTCCGCGTTCCGGCATCGTCCCCGTCGAGGAAGAAATCGCCGTCGATATGGCATTCGATAACAGTCGATGATGCAGCCGGCCCAGCGTATGGAACCGTTTTCACGGCATTCGTATGAGCCGAATCAATATAGTCCGAATCGGCATAATCCGAATCGGCGTAATCCGAATCGGCATGAGAAAGCCGGACAGTCACTCCAACGAGTTTGCCGCCCGGCTGTTTGTAAAGTCCTCGAGTCATCAATCCTGCAGTTCGACGCCTTGAGCGTCACGGTGCCATTGCGAGCCGTAGTGGGAGCACAGAATCAGGATGCCTTCCACCAGTCCCCAGATGCCTGCGACGGCTGGGCCGATGATGAGAATCCAGCCGATGACGGTCAGCAGCAGCTGTGCCACGGCCTTGCCGGTGTTGCCCAAGTAGAAGTTGTGCACGCCGAAGCAGCCCAGGAAGATGCCAAGCAGACCGGCGGCCAGTTTCGACTTCTGGGCGTATCCGGCCGGTGCGACGGGCTGGCCGTATGCCGGCTGCTGCGCGTAGGCGGGCTGGGTGTAGGCGGATTGGTTGTAAGACGGGGCCGCGTAGCCCTGCTGTCCGTAGTTCGCTTGATTGTAATCCGGCTGGGCGTAAGCGTTGTTGGGGTCATACGCCGGGGCTGCCGGCTGACCGTACGACGGCTGCGCAGATTGGGCGGGCTGGGACGGCTGGCCATACTGACCGTACTGGTTGTACGATGCGGCGTTCGGATCATACGCCGGAGCAGCGGGCGTGGCCGGCTGAGCGGGCTGGGTATAGACGGGAGCCGTACCGTACGCCGGGGCCGGAGTCGCCGGCTGACCGTATGACGGCTGAGCGGACTGGGCCGACTGTGCGGTCTGGCCATACTGGCTGTATGCGGAAGCGTTCGGATCGTACGCCGGAACGGCGGGCTCGGCCGGCTGAGCGGGCTGAGTGTATGCGGCGGAGTTCTGATCGTATGCGGGGGTTTCCGGCTGCGACTCCGGATGGTTCATCTGCGCATCGTTCTGTTGTGGAATGTACGGTTGGTTGTAGTCGGCCTGGGCTGCGTTATCCGACGTTGGATTGTTGACTTGACCGG encodes:
- a CDS encoding TM2 domain-containing protein, translating into MSDNNADFNGAGQVNNPTSDNAAQADYNQPYIPQQNDAQMNHPESQPETPAYDQNSAAYTQPAQPAEPAVPAYDPNASAYSQYGQTAQSAQSAQPSYGQPATPAPAYGTAPVYTQPAQPATPAAPAYDPNAASYNQYGQYGQPSQPAQSAQPSYGQPAAPAYDPNNAYAQPDYNQANYGQQGYAAPSYNQSAYTQPAYAQQPAYGQPVAPAGYAQKSKLAAGLLGIFLGCFGVHNFYLGNTGKAVAQLLLTVIGWILIIGPAVAGIWGLVEGILILCSHYGSQWHRDAQGVELQD